From Acinonyx jubatus isolate Ajub_Pintada_27869175 chromosome E2, VMU_Ajub_asm_v1.0, whole genome shotgun sequence:
AAAGCTTACACCATGGACATTTAGTAAACATCTGGTTGGCTGAAAAATCTATAGTTGGGTCCACATGGATGACAAGGGGACTGAAGAGGATTTCTGCACTAGCAAGGAGGTGAACAGccccctgagccacccaattCCTGAGACACATCCTGCCTACAAAGTCCCGGGCACAGCATTCTGCTCCAGGCAGGCTTGTCCAGGTCTTGGGAGCCAGCCTTTGGCTCTTTCTCACTCTTCCACTCATGACTCTAAGTAGACCATGTGGGGCCAAGGCTGCCTGCTAGAGTCCAGGGTACTGTTTCCTCTTAACACTCATCagtcattacacacacacacacacgcacacacacatgtctGGCCTACAAGCTTTGTCCTTGAGTGTCAAGATTGCATGAGCCTGTCATCCAGCAAACACCCAAATGCCCCCCTCCTGGGGATCAATtccaaaggaataaataaaaggacaaaagCTGTGGACATGAAAATGTTCACCGCCCTCTTAGCTTCAGTCGTAAAACTAGAAAGTGCCCAAGTGTAGAAATTAAGGACTATTATGATTCCCTTGTGGAAGGTTTTGCAGTCATTAAAGTCAATCACTGTGAAGATGGGTAGAAGAATGATAGGGAAGATGCCCAGAAGGAAAGCATGATGTTAACGCTCTGTGTGGGGAGTCCTGTACACCTGGAAGGGACTGGAAGGCACATGGGCCATGCTGTTCCTCACTGGCTTGCTGTTGTTTGAAACCTGAAAGTCTCAGGTAATTAGTCTCTCAGACACAGTCATACTCACCAGTCTCATAGAGCTTGATGTATAAACCGGACCCCAAGCCAAATATGCTGCAAATCAGTACTGCCCAGAAGGCCACTTTGTGCAAAAGCTTGGTCCCCAGAAGGAAACATTTGCTTTGGGAAAATTAATCTGCATAACCTGGAGCAAGTCCcttaaacctctctgagctttgctTTCTCACCTATCAAGTGGGAGTGTCACCTCACAGGCTGTGGTAATGACAGGGTAGCAGAGGATTGGCTGGGATAGGGCCTTGaaggacacaggagccagagGACACTCACCTTGGGGATGAGCCAGCCAAACTCGTGATTGTTGACACCCAGGAGGAAGGGCACAGAATGGAACTGCCTCTCCCTCAAGAGCTCCCTGGGGCTCTTGGGAAAGAAGGTGCCATCAATGGTGTAGGTAGCTGTAGTGTTCTGTAggagaaaaaaaggcaggggtCTTCCCAGTCAGGCCCATGCCTTAAAAGATGGCATCCCAGGGGTCGCATGGCTGCATGCCTGAGCCTTATTTAGAGGGGGTAGAAGTCACCAGGGTTAGAGGACCCAGGGGGAATAGGGAGACCTTCTAAGCAGGCCTCTTCCCTGGAAGACAGGGCCTGCCCTCGGGGCAGGGGTGCCTCTGCATTCACACCCCCCAGGCCAAGTTGGGCCCTCAGCCCCTTCCCATCAGGGGTGGCTGCCCCAAGCCTCACCCCAGGCTGCTGATTGCCTCTCGGCTCTCACAGAAGCTGGACAGGACCCCTCTGTGCTATTGCCTGCCACTGTCCCCAAAGAGGTAGGCATACCAACTTCATGTTAAGGATCTGCTCCTTGTTTGCCTTCTCCCGAAGGCACTGCAACATCTCAGCTGAGGAGGTAGAGCTGCAGGCCATGGAGTCCGCCAAGCTCTGGGGACAGATAAGAGtcttgcctctccctccctcctcacccctcactcctcacccccagccctctgcctccCATAGAGAAGAGGTACATCTGTAGGGAAGATGGGACAGTGATGTCAGAGATGGGAACTTGGGACTGACCAGAGAACTGCCACCAAGCCACCAGCTTGGGTGGTCCCCAGGCACCTTGTGTGTCCCCCATTACATCATACTGTCATTATTTGTGTGGGTAGCTGAGTCCTCCTTGCCAATCTGAGAACAGTGTCATTAACTAGTTAACTATATTTCCAGACCCAGTGGGGTCAGGAAAGTTTTGCCAGAGTGAATATGGAAATAAGATAGGGTTCAGAGAGGAGGGATTCCAGCATGGCCAGTGTGGCAGGGAGGGGATGATAGTGGGTGCTGAGGCCTGAGCAGTTTGGGGAGTCAGCAGGAAGTGAGGCTGGAGGTGTGGGTCCCCGAATCATTGTGTGCCCAGGTGGCACTGGTGCTTTTCTCTGAGCTTCCGTAGGCAGTGTGCTTCCTTCGTCTCTGCTAACAAGGGGCTCCCTGCCAGGGACATCCATTCTGGGACGTCAGGGCAAGTGCAGGGTGGGGGTGTGGTAGGTACATGTGGGGTAAGAGGATGAAAGAGAGGCAGACTTGAGCCAGGAGCCTTGGGTTCGAAGCCTGTAAGCCGGGAATGGTGATGACTCCACTCTGGGCTATGGCTCTGTGGAATAGCCCTGCAGCCAGCGGGGACAGGACCTGGAAGCAATGTGGAGGACAGATGGCTGTCAGAGGAGGGCAGGAGAGCTGGGAGGTCTGGGGCCGCAGGAGATACTGTTGCTAGTCCCCTGAGGTGACTCACCAGGGCAGAGACGATGCAGGCACCGGCAGAACCGCCAAAGATGGTGACAGAGTTGGGGTCACCTCCAAAGGGGGAGATGTTCCCCTGCACCCAGTGCAGAGCAGCCACCACATCTAGGAAGCCCCAGTTGCCAGGGGCGTGCTCGTCTCcagtgctgggggcggggcgcaggGTGGCAGAGGTTAGCGCAGCCTGGCTCCCCTCATAGATTGTCCTCAGCCCTTGCAGGTTGGCCCTGAACCAGCCACCAGGATGGCACACCATCCCGTGTTCACCAAGTCTGGCTTAGTTATGAGGCATGCTTACTAGGCACGTGCCCAGCACATGGTACGGGGGGACCCAGCCGGCTGGGGCTGGTTCTCAAGTGGCTGCCAGAGCTGttgctccctgcctccagcccttgCTGGGATCCTGGCCCCAGACCAGGAGCCAACACTTTCTGTCCAAAGGACCAAGTTCTCTGTATAATTCTGGCTTTGATCGAGCCCTTCTCCAAGGTGGAGCAATGGGgagcctccttctctgccccagatggcatgggggaggggccctTGGTCTCCTGACACTCTGCTTGCCTGAGAAATCTGCATTCAAGCTCTGGACCTCCACCCTAGTTCCCCAACTCCCCTCACAAGCTCCTCTCCCCAGTGCCAGCAGTGCCCTCCACCAAGCCAGTCACCTCACCTGAGGAAGCCAAGGAGCCCCAGGCGGTACTGGACCGTGACCACTACCACATCCCCATAGGCGGCCAGGGCTGACCCGTCTTGGGAGGTGGCAGCGCCGGCCACCAGAGCGCCCCCATGGATCCATACCATGACCTGCAGAGAAGCCATGGGGCGGTGACCCCCAGCTCCCGGGACACCAGTTGCCCTGCCATCAACCCAGGGCATTCTTGGGAACCCCCCTCAGTACGGAAACAGGGCTGGAGAGAGGTTAGACAGGGCAGAGCTGCATGGGCAAACAGGGCCCCCTGGGCTGCACACCGGCCGCCTGGCCCCCACGGTGGCCTCAGCCGGGCTGTAGATGTTGAGGATCAGACAGTCCTCTGAAATAGGGAAGTGCTGGTGCTTTCCGTTCAACACAAATCTGCTGTTGTCCATTCTCTCCAGATCCTGCAGGCACCTGTGGCGAAGGATGAACCCAGGGCCAGCAGCTCAGCACACCGGTCCTGGCATCTAGGCCCACCCCCCCAACAGCCTGCCTGCTTGCCCACCTCCGCCGAGGCTACTCACATCGCAGGGGCAGTGCTGGCATCCCGCACACCCTCCCAGGACTGCGCTGGGCGCGGGGCTGAGAATCGGCCAGGCCCCAGAGGTGGCTTGGCAAACGGGATGCCCAGGAAGACATTCACAAGGCGGTCTGTGCCCTTCACGCCCACTTGCTGGCCTCGCACACGGCCCAGGGTGGTGTCCACTTCAGGCTGAGTGACCTCAGGCCCTGAGAGTAGGA
This genomic window contains:
- the CES3 gene encoding carboxylesterase 3, with the protein product MGTVVRIGPRALGWVACLLLAFPATATGPEVTQPEVDTTLGRVRGQQVGVKGTDRLVNVFLGIPFAKPPLGPGRFSAPRPAQSWEGVRDASTAPAMCLQDLERMDNSRFVLNGKHQHFPISEDCLILNIYSPAEATVGARRPVMVWIHGGALVAGAATSQDGSALAAYGDVVVVTVQYRLGLLGFLSTGDEHAPGNWGFLDVVAALHWVQGNISPFGGDPNSVTIFGGSAGACIVSALVLSPLAAGLFHRAIAQSGVITIPGLQASNPRLLAQSLADSMACSSTSSAEMLQCLREKANKEQILNMKLNTTATYTIDGTFFPKSPRELLRERQFHSVPFLLGVNNHEFGWLIPKGWGFLDKMGQMSLEDMLAILRPHLTILDIPPEVMPTIIDEYLGGSFDAEARRNAIQEFWADLIIIFPTLNFSRNLRDSGAPVFFYEFQHRPSSFAKIKPDWVRADHGAEIAFIFGGPFLMDESSLLAFPEATQEEKQLSLTMMAQWTQFARTGDPNGEGLPPWPAFKQLEQYLEISPTPRVGQKLREAQMQFWAEILSANFRQWQQKQKGRKAQEEL